A single genomic interval of Coturnix japonica isolate 7356 chromosome 14, Coturnix japonica 2.1, whole genome shotgun sequence harbors:
- the POLR3K gene encoding DNA-directed RNA polymerase III subunit RPC10, whose amino-acid sequence MLLFCPACGNVLVAEEGPRCHRFACTTCPYVRNVTRKVSSRKYTTASKPPLNGEPCPKCEHPRAYFMQIQTRSADEPMTTFYKCCNAQCGHRWRD is encoded by the exons ATGTTGCTTTTCTGCCCGGCTTGCGGGAACGTGTTGGTGGCCGAAGAAGGGCCGAGATGTCACCGCTTCGCCTGCACAACCTGCCCGTATGTGCGGAACGTGACGAGGAAG GTGAGCAGCAGGAAATACACCACAGCGTCTAAACCTCCACTGAATGGAG AGCCGTGCCCCAAGTGCGAGCATCCCCGCGCCTACTTCATGCAGATCCAGACCCGTTCGGCCGACGAACCCATGACCACGTTCTATAAGTGCTGCAACGCGCAGTGCGGGCATCGCTGGCGTGACTGA
- the SNRNP25 gene encoding LOW QUALITY PROTEIN: U11/U12 small nuclear ribonucleoprotein 25 kDa protein (The sequence of the model RefSeq protein was modified relative to this genomic sequence to represent the inferred CDS: deleted 2 bases in 2 codons), with protein sequence MRLVQLSPAVPPWQVTLEEIGSQVALEHGQAMTVRVCKADGECMRNTSGGPTTLTYGGEKLADDRKKLREYGIRNRDEVSFIKKLRK encoded by the exons ATGCGGCTCGTGCAGCTGAGCCCCGCGGTGCCGCCCTGGCAGGTGACGCTGGAGGAGATCGGC TCCCAAGTGGCGCTGGAG CACGGTCAGGCCATGACGGTGCGAGTCTGCAAGGCGGACGGAGAGTGTATGC GAAATACATCTGGAGGACCTACCACCCTCACGTACGGAGGGGAGAAGCTGGCGGATGACAGGAAGAAGTTGAGAGA GTACGGCATCAGGAACAGGGATGAGGTCAGCTTCATCAAGAAACTCCGCAAGTGA